The Gemmatimonadota bacterium genome has a segment encoding these proteins:
- a CDS encoding cystathionine gamma-synthase family protein has translation MDQPHQPGPGTTSVWAGEELLFPHGITTVPLHLGVTYGFETLEAWRAVALGQAPGHIYGRSTNPTTDVFEAKICALEGAEAAVSFASGMAAVSNLFATVLSPGDRVVSIRDTYGGTSKLFLETLPRQGISVVLVETADHEALEREVAAGCRLLYLETPTNPTLKILDVRRLAAAAHRVGALVAVDNTFATPINQRPLALGADAVLHSATKYLGGHSDAIGGVLCGGRELMQRVFSFREVNGAVMHPMSAYLILRGMKTLELRVQRQNASAESLSRFLSAHPAVAEVFYPGLPDHPQHAIARSQMSGFGGVLSFALRAGDDAVGAFLARLRYVHLAASLGSVSTLAGPPSTTSHVEITAAQRRELGIPEGLVRYAVGIENVEDLQWDLDQALNSL, from the coding sequence ATGGATCAACCTCACCAGCCCGGGCCGGGAACTACGTCGGTCTGGGCCGGGGAAGAGCTGCTGTTTCCGCACGGCATCACGACCGTGCCGCTCCACCTCGGTGTGACCTACGGCTTCGAAACGCTTGAGGCATGGCGTGCGGTAGCGTTGGGTCAGGCCCCAGGACACATCTATGGCCGATCGACCAACCCCACGACAGATGTATTCGAGGCCAAGATCTGCGCCCTCGAGGGGGCGGAGGCCGCAGTGTCATTCGCCTCGGGGATGGCGGCGGTGAGCAACCTGTTCGCCACGGTGCTCTCGCCAGGTGATCGCGTGGTATCGATCCGGGACACCTATGGCGGAACCAGCAAGCTCTTCCTGGAGACGTTGCCCCGGCAAGGGATTTCGGTCGTGCTGGTCGAGACGGCGGATCATGAGGCACTGGAGCGCGAAGTCGCCGCCGGGTGCCGCTTGCTGTACCTCGAGACACCCACCAACCCGACCCTCAAGATCCTCGATGTGCGCCGCCTGGCCGCGGCCGCGCACCGGGTTGGGGCGCTCGTCGCGGTGGACAATACCTTTGCCACCCCGATCAACCAGCGACCCCTGGCCCTCGGTGCCGATGCCGTCCTGCACAGCGCCACCAAGTACCTCGGCGGGCACTCCGACGCCATTGGCGGCGTGTTGTGCGGCGGGCGTGAGCTCATGCAGCGCGTGTTCAGCTTCCGCGAGGTCAACGGTGCCGTGATGCACCCGATGTCGGCCTACCTCATCCTTCGGGGGATGAAGACGCTTGAGCTGCGCGTCCAACGACAAAATGCATCCGCCGAGTCGTTGTCGCGGTTTCTCTCCGCACACCCCGCCGTGGCCGAGGTGTTCTATCCCGGGCTGCCCGATCATCCGCAGCATGCGATCGCGCGGAGCCAGATGTCGGGCTTTGGCGGTGTCTTGAGCTTTGCGCTCCGCGCCGGGGACGACGCCGTCGGGGCGTTCCTCGCCCGCCTGCGCTACGTGCACCTCGCCGCGAGCCTGGGTTCGGTGTCGACCCTGGCCGGGCCACCATCGACCACCAGTCACGTGGAGATCACCGCTGCCCAGCGGCGGGAACTGGGCATACCGGAAGGGCTCGTCCGGTACGCCGTCGGGATCGAGAACGTGGAGGACCTGCAGTGGGACCTCGACCAGGCCTTGAACAGCCTGTAA
- a CDS encoding succinate dehydrogenase/fumarate reductase iron-sulfur subunit, with product MPQTTFRIWRGERGTGAFADYTTDITEGMVVLDAMHQVQAENASDLAIRWNCKAGKCGSCSAEINGMPRLMCMTRMEELPVDKPITIEPMRAFPHVRDLVTDVSWNYEQKKRIRKFTPRKPDAPDGTWRMAQEDVDRVQEFRKCIECFLCQDVCHVLRDHHKHEDFIGPRFFVYSAALEMHPLDTEDRLRDLKEDQAIGYCNITKCCTKVCPEHITITDNAIIPLKERVVDEFYDPVVKLVRLFRGKRKE from the coding sequence ATGCCCCAAACAACCTTCCGGATCTGGCGCGGTGAACGCGGAACCGGTGCCTTTGCCGACTACACCACCGACATCACCGAGGGAATGGTGGTGCTCGACGCCATGCACCAGGTGCAGGCGGAGAATGCGAGTGATCTCGCCATTCGGTGGAACTGCAAGGCGGGTAAGTGCGGCTCATGCTCGGCCGAGATCAATGGCATGCCGCGGCTGATGTGCATGACGCGCATGGAGGAGCTGCCCGTGGACAAGCCGATCACGATCGAGCCGATGCGTGCCTTTCCGCACGTGCGCGACCTCGTCACCGACGTCTCCTGGAACTACGAGCAAAAGAAGCGCATCCGGAAATTCACCCCACGCAAGCCGGACGCCCCCGATGGCACGTGGCGAATGGCCCAGGAGGATGTCGATCGCGTCCAGGAGTTCAGGAAGTGCATCGAGTGTTTCCTCTGCCAGGACGTGTGTCACGTCCTCCGGGATCATCACAAGCACGAGGACTTCATCGGCCCGCGCTTCTTCGTGTACTCGGCGGCCCTCGAGATGCATCCGCTGGACACCGAGGACCGCTTGCGCGACCTCAAGGAAGACCAGGCGATCGGCTACTGCAACATCACCAAGTGCTGCACCAAGGTCTGTCCCGAGCATATCACGATCACCGACAACGCGATCATCCCGCTCAAGGAACGGGTCGTGGACGAGTTCTACGACCCGGTGGTGAAGCTGGTGCGGTTGTTCCGCGGCAAACGGAAGGAGTAA
- a CDS encoding S41 family peptidase, with translation MGPRPGLEQPVRRALRGVLRLALCAIALPGGASAQEVEALAQCGRAGMAGRVVREFWKELDQRYAVFPQRLRRGSWEALGRSACATVARDTSATTLFGALERMAQALDDGHIQISAPSLDRRTTGWANEYPHGELMAQLVGRVESRYAGGPLRRAGAGRIAWGRLGAVGYLDLAAFEGLGGDGREAASVAAVRAVMPEVVAAMAGVAGLIVDLRNNEGGYDAVGLEVARWFRGPRTFSYTKARRNGPHHDQVGPWDSVFVDASPSQALDGPTIVLVSGWTFSAAETFVLSMRTRAGVTILGEHTSGHLSDLFRAQLPNGWRYTFSGERYRAADGVIYEGRGIPLDVLVPFDTAAFRAGRDGMLEAALTRLGRR, from the coding sequence GTGGGACCTCGACCAGGCCTTGAACAGCCTGTAAGGCGAGCACTGCGCGGTGTCCTGCGCCTCGCCCTCTGCGCGATTGCGCTCCCAGGGGGCGCGAGTGCACAGGAGGTCGAGGCCCTCGCGCAGTGTGGTAGGGCAGGGATGGCGGGGCGGGTGGTACGGGAGTTCTGGAAGGAGCTTGACCAACGCTACGCCGTGTTTCCCCAGCGCTTGCGCCGCGGCTCCTGGGAGGCGCTGGGACGTAGCGCCTGCGCGACGGTGGCTCGCGACACCAGCGCGACGACCCTCTTTGGCGCCTTGGAGCGAATGGCTCAGGCGCTCGATGATGGGCACATCCAGATCTCGGCGCCCTCGCTCGACCGCCGAACGACGGGGTGGGCGAACGAGTATCCGCACGGCGAGCTCATGGCGCAGCTCGTTGGTCGGGTGGAGTCACGCTACGCGGGCGGCCCACTCCGTCGGGCCGGGGCAGGTCGGATCGCCTGGGGAAGGCTCGGCGCCGTTGGGTACTTGGATCTCGCCGCATTCGAGGGGCTTGGAGGCGATGGACGCGAGGCCGCCAGTGTGGCTGCGGTGCGCGCAGTCATGCCGGAGGTCGTCGCCGCGATGGCGGGCGTGGCGGGATTGATTGTGGACCTGCGCAACAACGAGGGCGGCTATGATGCGGTAGGGCTGGAGGTCGCCCGGTGGTTTCGGGGGCCACGAACCTTCAGCTACACCAAGGCCCGGCGCAACGGGCCACACCATGACCAGGTGGGCCCGTGGGATTCGGTGTTCGTCGATGCGTCGCCGTCCCAGGCACTTGACGGGCCGACGATCGTCCTCGTCTCAGGCTGGACCTTCAGTGCTGCGGAGACCTTCGTGCTCTCGATGCGTACTCGTGCGGGAGTCACGATCCTCGGGGAGCACACGTCGGGTCACTTGTCCGACCTCTTCCGGGCGCAGCTTCCCAATGGTTGGCGGTACACGTTCTCCGGAGAACGGTACCGCGCGGCCGACGGGGTAATCTATGAAGGGCGGGGAATTCCCCTCGACGTCCTGGTCCCGTTTGACACGGCGGCGTTCCGGGCGGGTCGTGATGGCATGCTCGAGGCGGCCCTGACGCGCCTGGGTCGGCGATAG
- a CDS encoding fumarate reductase/succinate dehydrogenase flavoprotein subunit, whose translation MAEYQRIEHDVLVVGAGGAGLRAAIAAADAGARVGLVCKSLLGKAHTVMAEGGMAAAMGHVDDRDNWRVHFADTMRGGQYMNNWRMAELHAKEAPDRVRELEAWGAVFDRTPDGRILQRNFGGHRYPRLAHVGDRTGLELIRTLQDHAVYQKGIDVHMEVTVVCLLKDGDRVSGALAYDRERGRFTLFACKAVVLATGGIGRAFKVTSNSWEYTGDGHSLAYNAGAELMDMEFVQFHPTGMVWPPSVKGILVTEGVRGEGGVLRNSQGKRFMFDDIPENYRNQTADSEEEGWRYTQGDKSARRPPELLTRDHVARCIQREVREGRGSPHGGVFLDIAWIKDRLPNAAEHIKKKLPSMYHQFMQLANIDITTTPMEVGPTTHYIMGGIRVDGESQMSTVPGLFAAGECAAGLHGANRLGGNSLSDLLVFGKRAGDFAAKFAADRGAAQVAAADADRALADALAPFDRTGSPEAPYKIQHELQEMMQDLVGIVRREEEMKRALDGVHALRTRARQVGVVGNREYNPGWHTALDLDNLLTISEAITLAAIERKESRGGHFRDDYPDKDKTYGAFNIVLKRGTSGEMVMERRPQAALPAELQAIIEEQSK comes from the coding sequence ATGGCCGAGTATCAGCGCATCGAACATGACGTGCTCGTGGTGGGAGCTGGCGGTGCGGGGTTGCGCGCGGCCATTGCCGCCGCCGATGCCGGGGCCCGCGTGGGGCTGGTCTGCAAGTCGTTGTTGGGGAAGGCGCACACGGTGATGGCCGAGGGCGGGATGGCGGCGGCCATGGGGCATGTCGACGACCGCGACAACTGGCGGGTGCACTTTGCCGACACCATGCGCGGCGGCCAGTATATGAACAACTGGCGGATGGCCGAGCTGCACGCGAAAGAAGCGCCGGACCGGGTGCGCGAGCTGGAGGCGTGGGGGGCCGTATTCGATCGCACGCCGGACGGCCGGATCCTGCAACGCAATTTTGGCGGCCATCGGTATCCGCGGCTCGCCCACGTCGGGGACCGGACAGGGCTTGAGCTGATTCGCACGCTCCAGGACCACGCGGTCTACCAGAAGGGGATCGACGTGCACATGGAAGTCACGGTCGTGTGCCTGCTCAAGGACGGCGACCGGGTCTCGGGGGCGCTCGCGTACGACCGCGAGCGTGGCCGCTTCACGTTGTTTGCCTGCAAGGCGGTGGTGCTGGCCACGGGCGGGATCGGGCGGGCCTTCAAGGTGACCAGCAACAGCTGGGAGTACACCGGCGACGGCCATTCCCTTGCCTACAACGCCGGTGCCGAGCTGATGGACATGGAGTTTGTCCAGTTCCACCCGACGGGGATGGTCTGGCCCCCGAGCGTGAAGGGCATCCTGGTGACGGAAGGCGTCCGTGGCGAGGGTGGCGTGCTGCGAAACTCGCAGGGCAAGCGCTTCATGTTCGATGACATCCCGGAGAACTACCGCAACCAGACGGCGGACTCCGAGGAGGAGGGGTGGCGGTACACGCAGGGCGACAAGTCCGCACGTCGGCCACCGGAGTTGCTGACGCGTGACCACGTCGCGCGCTGCATCCAGCGGGAGGTTCGCGAGGGCCGCGGGTCGCCGCACGGCGGGGTCTTCCTCGATATCGCGTGGATCAAGGATCGCCTGCCGAACGCCGCTGAACACATCAAGAAGAAGTTGCCCTCGATGTACCACCAGTTCATGCAGTTAGCCAACATCGACATCACGACGACGCCGATGGAGGTGGGGCCAACGACCCACTACATCATGGGTGGGATCCGGGTGGACGGCGAGTCGCAGATGTCCACGGTGCCCGGGCTGTTCGCCGCCGGCGAGTGTGCGGCGGGGCTGCACGGGGCGAATCGCCTGGGTGGCAACTCGTTGTCCGACCTGCTGGTGTTCGGGAAGCGCGCGGGCGACTTCGCGGCGAAGTTCGCGGCAGACCGAGGAGCAGCCCAGGTGGCTGCCGCCGATGCGGACCGCGCGCTGGCCGATGCCCTCGCACCGTTCGACCGAACCGGCAGTCCCGAAGCGCCCTACAAGATCCAGCACGAATTGCAGGAGATGATGCAGGACCTGGTCGGGATCGTGCGACGTGAAGAGGAGATGAAGCGAGCGCTCGACGGGGTGCACGCCCTGCGCACCCGGGCGCGGCAGGTGGGCGTCGTTGGCAATCGGGAATACAACCCCGGCTGGCACACCGCCCTCGACCTCGACAACCTGCTCACGATCAGCGAGGCCATCACCCTCGCCGCCATCGAGCGCAAGGAGAGTCGTGGCGGCCACTTCCGCGACGACTATCCGGACAAGGACAAGACGTACGGCGCATTCAACATCGTTCTCAAACGGGGCACATCCGGCGAGATGGTGATGGAACGCCGCCCGCAGGCCGCATTGCCCGCGGAGCTGCAGGCGATCATTGAGGAGCAGTCGAAGTAG